In one Nicotiana tomentosiformis chromosome 6, ASM39032v3, whole genome shotgun sequence genomic region, the following are encoded:
- the LOC138893512 gene encoding uncharacterized protein, producing the protein MPELPKYDGTSYPQEYITTYTTAVKGNDLYPHEIESVLLKIFGDTLTRGALTWYSLLLEHSIDSFKMLVDSFIKAHAGARKVQARIADIFNIAQGESKILRRFVSRFQKKRMLLPVVPDEWAAEAFTKGLNPRSLDASRKLKESLLEFQETTWADVHNRYESKIIEDDLVGFPSSAKGQEKNKEKVKDDVDSNRRVSRGRFLPYE; encoded by the coding sequence ATGCCTGAATTGCCGAAGTATGATGGAACATCATATCCACAGGAGtacatcaccacctatacaacagcagtgaaaggaaatgatcttTATCCTCACGAAATTGAGTCTGTGTTATTGAAAATATTTGGTGatactctcacgaggggagccttgacaTGGTACTCATTGTTGcttgagcattccatagattccttcaaAATGCTCGTGGATTCgttcatcaaggcccatgccggtGCCAGAAAGGTACAAGCCCGAATAGCCGACATATTCAATATCGCGCAGGGAGAATCCAAAATATTACGAAGATTCGTTAGCCGGTTCCAAAAGAAAAGGATGTTGCTACCGGTCGTCCCGgacgaatgggcagctgaagcgttCACTAAGGGTTTAAACCCGAGGAGTTTAGATGCATCccggaagttgaaggaaagtctACTCGAATTTCAAGaaacaacttgggcagatgtccacaaccgATATGAGTCAAAGATAATCGAAGACGATCTGGTTGGCTTCCCATCATCAGCAAAAGGACAGGAgaagaacaaggaaaaagtaaAAGACGATGTCGACTCAAATAGACGAGTTTCAAGGGGCCGTTTTCTACCCTACGAATAG